A single window of Syntrophotalea acetylenica DNA harbors:
- a CDS encoding ACT domain-containing protein: MSSSRFVITVIGLDRVGIVAGITRVMAEYSVNIADIRQTIMNDLFTMLMLAEVKSDNFDLTAFQEAMSAIGKELGVQVIVQHEDAFRFMHRI, from the coding sequence ATGTCATCAAGTCGCTTCGTCATTACCGTCATCGGTCTGGACCGTGTTGGCATCGTCGCCGGCATCACCCGCGTCATGGCCGAATACAGTGTCAATATCGCCGATATCCGGCAGACCATCATGAACGATCTTTTCACCATGCTGATGCTGGCGGAAGTAAAATCGGACAATTTCGATCTGACGGCCTTTCAGGAAGCGATGTCGGCCATCGGCAAGGAACTGGGCGTACAGGTCATCGTCCAGCACGAAGACGCCTTCCGTTTCATGCACAGGATCTGA
- a CDS encoding thiamine pyrophosphate-dependent enzyme: protein MTESSKQTLLMGNEAIARGLVEAGCAVAAAYPGTPSTETMTALVRLQPQLGAALHVEWSLNEKIAFEVALAASYTGKRAAAIMKQVGLNVAADPFMRAAYLGVVGGLLLVVADDPGPHSSQNEQDSRFFAHFARVPVLDPSSPAEARDMVALGYALSERYRLPVMLRPTTRICHARQNVGQAEPLALGRRADFVRDPSRWAATPAFLPALHQQLNDKIDRIARDPQVAPRLLAGDGSFAGRCVVASGIAFANACDLLADMQLLGKVDVYQVLLPYPLHRPFIDALRDRYDTVLILEETYPVIQQQLAHPGAVGRGSRLLPAHGELLPDAMLPALEDFFGLQPSSAGDAAPAGRDKRPALCAGCGHRAAFHVIKKVFPGGIFPSDIGCYTLGLNLGAVDTVHCMGACISQAAGFYQAYAQDGGEVPAIVATIGDSTFFHAGIPALINTVIQQARIIVVVLDNATTAMTGHQPSPHLGLRADGRATPRVLIEDLVRACGVRFLEVCDPYDTDMLAGQLKQADAFCRGEDGGPAVIIARHPCLMDKQARHDQPRFCMSVGDDCNGCRYCLQAFECPALFFDEACGRVDIDQDLCVGCGVCQKVCPRQAIRKEEPCA, encoded by the coding sequence ATGACCGAATCCAGCAAACAGACTCTGTTGATGGGCAACGAGGCCATTGCCCGCGGCCTTGTGGAGGCCGGTTGCGCGGTGGCCGCGGCCTATCCGGGCACGCCTTCCACCGAAACCATGACCGCCCTTGTCCGCCTGCAGCCGCAACTCGGGGCGGCGTTGCATGTGGAATGGTCGCTTAACGAAAAAATCGCTTTCGAGGTTGCCCTGGCGGCCAGCTATACCGGCAAGCGTGCGGCGGCGATCATGAAACAGGTAGGCCTGAACGTGGCCGCCGACCCCTTCATGCGCGCCGCTTACCTGGGCGTGGTGGGCGGACTGCTGCTGGTGGTGGCCGACGACCCCGGGCCGCACAGCTCCCAGAACGAGCAGGATTCGCGCTTCTTCGCCCATTTTGCCCGGGTGCCGGTGCTGGATCCTTCCAGTCCCGCCGAAGCCCGCGACATGGTGGCCCTGGGGTATGCCTTGTCCGAACGCTATCGGCTGCCGGTCATGCTGCGCCCTACCACGCGCATCTGTCACGCCCGTCAGAATGTCGGGCAGGCCGAACCCCTTGCGCTCGGTCGCCGGGCGGATTTCGTCCGCGATCCATCGCGCTGGGCGGCGACCCCGGCGTTCCTGCCGGCCCTGCATCAGCAGCTCAACGACAAGATCGATCGCATCGCCCGGGATCCACAAGTCGCTCCACGGCTGCTCGCCGGCGACGGCTCCTTCGCCGGGCGCTGTGTGGTCGCGTCCGGGATCGCTTTTGCCAACGCCTGTGATCTGCTCGCCGACATGCAGCTTCTGGGCAAGGTCGATGTTTATCAGGTATTGCTGCCTTATCCGCTGCACCGGCCATTTATCGATGCTCTGCGCGACCGCTACGACACAGTTCTGATCCTGGAGGAGACCTATCCCGTCATTCAGCAGCAGTTGGCCCATCCCGGCGCCGTCGGCCGCGGTTCCCGGCTGCTGCCGGCGCATGGCGAACTGCTGCCCGACGCCATGCTGCCGGCGCTGGAAGATTTTTTCGGCCTGCAGCCGTCATCCGCCGGGGACGCCGCACCGGCCGGACGCGACAAACGGCCGGCCCTGTGCGCCGGTTGCGGGCACCGGGCCGCCTTCCATGTCATCAAGAAGGTGTTTCCCGGGGGCATCTTCCCCAGCGATATCGGCTGCTATACCCTGGGCCTGAACCTTGGCGCCGTCGATACGGTGCATTGCATGGGAGCCTGCATCAGCCAGGCCGCCGGTTTTTATCAGGCCTATGCGCAGGACGGCGGGGAGGTTCCGGCCATTGTCGCCACCATTGGCGATTCGACTTTTTTTCATGCCGGCATCCCGGCGCTGATCAATACGGTCATCCAGCAGGCGCGCATCATCGTCGTGGTGCTGGATAACGCCACCACCGCCATGACCGGTCACCAGCCCAGCCCTCATCTGGGGCTGCGGGCCGATGGCCGTGCCACTCCCCGCGTCCTTATCGAAGATCTGGTACGGGCCTGCGGCGTGCGGTTCCTGGAGGTGTGCGACCCTTATGATACCGACATGCTGGCCGGGCAGCTGAAACAGGCCGATGCTTTCTGCCGCGGTGAAGACGGCGGTCCGGCGGTGATTATCGCCCGCCACCCCTGTCTCATGGACAAACAGGCGCGGCACGACCAGCCCCGCTTTTGCATGTCGGTGGGGGACGATTGCAATGGCTGCCGGTATTGTCTCCAGGCTTTCGAGTGCCCGGCGCTGTTTTTCGATGAAGCTTGCGGCAGGGTGGATATCGATCAGGATCTGTGTGTCGGTTGCGGTGTCTGTCAGAAGGTCTGCCCCCGTCAAGCCATCCGCAAGGAGGAGCCATGTGCATGA
- a CDS encoding indolepyruvate oxidoreductase subunit beta, whose product MCMNRQLFVSGMGGQGVLFATRVIAQAAVEAHLQVLTSETHGMAQRGGTVISMIKIGDFRSPLLRRGQADVGLFLHAGNLEVHRCLLKPGGRMVVNSPAADIDAAIDASALARRQGNPVLANLILLGHAVRRTPWFCSPEAMERVIRNLSRGPFAAANLAAFRLGFDFGY is encoded by the coding sequence ATGTGCATGAACCGGCAGCTGTTTGTCAGCGGCATGGGTGGGCAGGGGGTGCTGTTTGCGACCCGGGTCATCGCCCAGGCGGCGGTGGAGGCGCACCTGCAGGTATTGACCTCGGAAACCCACGGCATGGCGCAGCGTGGCGGCACCGTCATCTCCATGATCAAGATCGGGGATTTCCGCAGCCCGTTGCTGCGTCGTGGTCAGGCGGATGTCGGCCTGTTTCTGCATGCCGGCAACCTTGAGGTGCACCGCTGCCTGCTCAAGCCAGGCGGCCGGATGGTGGTGAACAGCCCGGCCGCGGACATCGATGCGGCCATCGATGCCTCGGCTCTGGCGCGGCGCCAGGGCAACCCGGTACTGGCCAATCTCATTCTGCTTGGGCATGCGGTGCGCCGCACGCCATGGTTCTGTTCCCCGGAAGCGATGGAACGGGTCATCCGGAACCTGTCCCGGGGACCATTCGCGGCGGCTAATCTGGCCGCATTTCGGCTTGGTTTCGACTTCGGATATTGA
- a CDS encoding phenylacetate--CoA ligase family protein, with protein sequence MNQNFMPDFQNEQQLLSHQLKGLQWTIRHAWQGSEFYRARLDRAGIRPDDIHSLADLERLPFTTADDLRDGYPFPLRSVPFEQIVRVHASSGTTGKRKVLCYTQQDLDDWCHFFARCYQMAGVTAEDRVQIAVGYGVWTAGMGFQSGCEKIGALAVPIGPGNVDLQCQFLIDFQPTVFCCTASMALLMAEEIHHRGIADKINVKKIIYGSERSSVSMRQKISQLFGGAELFDITGLTELYGPGTGIECSHHDCIHYWGDYYIVEIVDPETLRPVPPGEWGEMVVTTLCKQAAPLIRYRTRDVTRILPGRCSCGSLMPRHSRILGRTDDTFIFRGVNIYPSSIDSILSTIGGLGSEYQIHLSRDEERGRDSLKLVVERGQGVSDAGDRALIGELLHQFKRQLLVTPEVELVAYGSLPRSERKSQRVFDARITDSII encoded by the coding sequence ATGAATCAAAACTTCATGCCGGATTTTCAGAACGAACAACAACTGCTCTCCCACCAGCTCAAAGGGCTGCAATGGACCATCCGGCATGCCTGGCAGGGATCGGAATTTTACCGCGCGCGGCTGGACAGGGCCGGCATTCGCCCTGACGACATTCACAGTCTCGCGGACCTGGAGCGACTGCCTTTTACCACTGCCGACGATTTGCGCGACGGCTATCCTTTCCCCTTGCGGAGCGTGCCTTTCGAGCAGATCGTGCGGGTGCATGCCAGCAGCGGCACCACCGGCAAGCGCAAGGTTCTGTGTTATACCCAGCAGGATCTGGATGACTGGTGTCACTTTTTTGCGCGCTGCTACCAGATGGCTGGCGTGACGGCCGAAGACCGGGTGCAGATCGCGGTCGGGTACGGGGTCTGGACGGCGGGCATGGGGTTTCAGTCCGGCTGTGAAAAGATTGGCGCACTGGCGGTGCCCATCGGTCCTGGCAACGTCGATCTGCAGTGCCAGTTTCTGATCGATTTCCAGCCGACCGTATTCTGTTGTACCGCTTCCATGGCGCTGCTGATGGCCGAGGAGATTCACCATCGAGGCATCGCCGACAAGATCAACGTCAAAAAGATTATCTACGGTTCGGAACGTTCCTCGGTGTCCATGCGTCAGAAGATTTCCCAGCTGTTCGGCGGCGCGGAACTGTTCGATATCACCGGCCTGACGGAACTGTACGGTCCTGGAACCGGCATCGAATGCTCCCATCATGACTGCATCCATTACTGGGGCGATTACTATATCGTCGAAATCGTCGACCCCGAGACACTGCGGCCCGTGCCCCCCGGTGAATGGGGTGAAATGGTGGTCACCACCCTGTGCAAACAGGCCGCGCCCCTGATCCGCTACCGCACCCGGGATGTAACTCGCATCCTTCCTGGCCGCTGTTCCTGCGGCAGCCTGATGCCGCGCCATTCACGCATTCTGGGGCGTACGGACGATACCTTTATCTTTCGCGGCGTCAATATTTACCCCTCCAGCATCGACAGCATTCTTTCCACGATTGGCGGCCTCGGCTCTGAATATCAGATCCATCTTTCCCGGGATGAAGAGCGTGGCCGCGATTCACTGAAACTGGTCGTGGAACGGGGGCAGGGTGTATCCGATGCAGGGGATCGGGCGCTGATCGGGGAGTTGCTGCATCAGTTCAAGCGGCAGTTGCTGGTCACGCCGGAAGTCGAACTGGTCGCCTACGGCAGCCTGCCCCGTTCGGAAAGAAAAAGCCAGCGCGTATTCGACGCGCGGATCACCGATTCCATCATCTGA
- a CDS encoding phospholipase D family protein, which yields MNPFLTCLAILCLGGCAAIDLAAVERSASRALPPSDSTALARQYSSSLVQHPDHSAFQLVDNGLQALAMRLQLAERAEQTLDLQYYILRSDLSGLLLLDQLLQAADRGVRIRLLLDDLHFDQSALHLAALDTHPGVEVRVINPFVFRHTPVLGRLVDALYDFSRVQRRMHNKVFIADNTVAIVGGRNLGDEYFEAHPRIDLRDIDLWTLGPVVPRLSASFDAYWNFDKSVPVTALGIHPTGNTPLQDLRMQLDDHRRRPAVVAYLEELAATPPHVPVIWAQGQVLADFPCKLSPGQPDCASLHFDRFHALFRETESELLIISPYFIPGKDGIALFRQLKQQGVEVRVLTNSYAATDLKIVQAGYNRYRRPLLEEQIALFEFKRTFPPPETRKDRLALTGSSQACMHAKAYVMDRRRVFIGSFNHDPRSAALNTEVGILVDSPELASRVAALFAHYTMPHNSYRLQLIPGKKGGKNLVWHTVDNGQARAYHQEPLTTWWQHLKNALLSVFAPEDLL from the coding sequence ATGAATCCGTTTCTGACCTGTCTTGCAATCCTGTGTCTGGGGGGCTGCGCCGCCATTGATCTTGCCGCGGTGGAACGCTCCGCAAGCCGGGCTTTGCCGCCGTCCGACAGCACCGCACTGGCAAGGCAGTACAGCTCCTCTTTGGTACAGCACCCTGATCATTCAGCGTTTCAACTGGTTGACAACGGCCTGCAGGCCCTCGCCATGCGCCTGCAGCTTGCCGAGCGGGCCGAACAAACCCTCGATCTGCAATACTACATCCTGCGCAGCGACCTCAGCGGCCTGCTGCTGCTGGATCAGCTTCTGCAGGCAGCCGATCGCGGGGTTCGCATCCGTCTGCTGCTTGACGATCTGCACTTCGACCAGAGCGCCCTTCACCTTGCCGCCCTTGATACCCACCCCGGGGTGGAGGTGCGGGTCATCAACCCCTTTGTGTTCCGCCACACCCCGGTTTTAGGCCGTCTGGTCGATGCGCTGTACGATTTCAGCCGCGTGCAGAGGCGCATGCACAACAAGGTCTTTATCGCCGACAATACGGTGGCCATTGTCGGCGGCCGCAACCTGGGCGACGAGTACTTCGAGGCTCATCCCCGCATCGACCTGCGCGACATCGACCTGTGGACCCTCGGTCCGGTAGTGCCGCGACTTTCCGCCAGTTTCGACGCCTACTGGAATTTCGACAAATCGGTGCCAGTGACGGCCCTCGGTATCCATCCCACCGGCAATACCCCCTTGCAGGATCTGCGGATGCAGCTCGACGATCACCGCCGGCGGCCTGCTGTCGTCGCCTATCTCGAAGAACTTGCCGCCACGCCTCCCCACGTACCGGTCATCTGGGCCCAGGGCCAGGTTCTGGCCGATTTCCCCTGCAAACTCTCACCCGGTCAACCCGATTGCGCCAGTCTGCATTTCGACCGTTTTCATGCCCTGTTCCGGGAAACCGAATCGGAACTGCTGATCATCTCGCCCTATTTTATTCCCGGCAAGGACGGCATCGCCCTGTTTCGGCAACTGAAGCAGCAGGGGGTTGAAGTGAGGGTTCTGACCAATTCCTACGCAGCCACGGATTTGAAAATCGTACAGGCGGGATACAATCGTTACCGTCGGCCCCTGCTGGAGGAACAGATTGCATTGTTCGAATTCAAGAGGACCTTTCCGCCCCCGGAGACACGCAAGGATCGGCTGGCACTGACAGGTTCGTCCCAGGCCTGCATGCACGCCAAGGCCTACGTCATGGACCGTCGGCGCGTCTTCATCGGTTCCTTCAATCATGATCCGCGTTCAGCGGCATTGAATACGGAAGTGGGCATTCTGGTGGACAGTCCCGAACTCGCCAGCCGGGTCGCTGCCCTGTTCGCGCATTATACAATGCCGCACAACAGCTACCGGCTGCAGCTGATCCCCGGTAAAAAGGGCGGGAAAAACCTGGTCTGGCATACCGTGGATAACGGGCAGGCGAGAGCTTATCATCAGGAACCGCTCACCACCTGGTGGCAACACCTGAAAAATGCCCTGTTGTCCGTGTTTGCCCCCGAAGATCTGCTGTAG
- a CDS encoding GNAT family N-acetyltransferase — MADTQQQDELALIRPEIRDWGAFFFWAQAEYWQVLPAEAALFRGPLADWAFALRSRDQTCGFATAVPYADFAWIGNLIIAPEKRGMGLGRHLFDQVCDKLRRSGIQSLWLTASEQGRPLYASRGFRPCDRIERWQMFIPPLQHCSAPVLPTDLEHLYRMDRRVWGTDRRLILQYLATGGRIIRTGNSIALLQNYGSLKVLGPWLSREHSPREHAAVIRTAIRAAGGGTLHIDVLASTGAAALLAECGFIRSGCGTLMVACDGAACPPKQAVALASLGSLG; from the coding sequence GTGGCCGATACGCAGCAGCAGGACGAGCTGGCTCTGATCCGTCCGGAAATACGTGATTGGGGCGCCTTTTTTTTCTGGGCGCAGGCCGAATACTGGCAGGTTCTGCCAGCGGAGGCGGCGCTGTTTCGAGGCCCCCTGGCCGACTGGGCATTCGCGCTGAGATCCCGGGATCAGACCTGCGGCTTCGCCACCGCCGTGCCCTATGCGGATTTTGCCTGGATCGGCAACCTGATCATTGCCCCGGAAAAACGTGGCATGGGCCTTGGCCGCCACCTGTTTGACCAGGTATGCGACAAACTCCGTCGCAGCGGCATCCAGAGCCTGTGGCTGACGGCATCGGAGCAGGGACGCCCCCTGTACGCATCGCGGGGATTTCGGCCATGTGACCGCATCGAGCGCTGGCAGATGTTCATACCGCCCCTCCAACACTGCAGCGCCCCTGTGCTGCCAACGGATCTGGAGCACCTGTACAGGATGGACCGCCGCGTCTGGGGTACGGACCGCCGCCTGATCCTTCAGTATCTGGCCACCGGCGGCCGCATCATCCGTACCGGGAACAGCATCGCCCTGCTCCAGAACTACGGATCGCTCAAAGTACTCGGGCCCTGGCTGTCCAGGGAACATTCGCCCCGCGAGCATGCCGCCGTCATCCGCACCGCCATCCGCGCCGCAGGCGGCGGCACCCTTCACATCGACGTGCTCGCTTCGACGGGAGCCGCCGCCCTGCTGGCAGAGTGCGGCTTTATCCGCAGCGGCTGCGGCACCCTGATGGTGGCCTGCGACGGCGCCGCCTGCCCCCCCAAACAGGCCGTGGCGCTTGCCAGCCTCGGCAGCCTCGGCTGA
- the nifV gene encoding homocitrate synthase, with product MQTCPLPDIIIDDTTLRDGEQTAGVVFSLEEKRTIARLLDDIGVHEIECGIPAMGRHEQHCVRALLGLGLKARLITWNRALVEDIRASLACGATAVDISLPVSDLHILHKLRKDRNWVREQLKRALGFAKQHNLYVSVGAEDASRADLDYLVELMQLARGMGADRFRFCDTLGLLDPFGTFEKIRYLRQRVEIDIEVHTHNDLGMATANAIAGARAGARFINTTVNGLGERAGNAALEEVVMGLKHACGLPCTIDTSRFVEISRYVAAASRHPLPAWKPIVGENAFAHESGLHVDGVLKDPGTYEPFEPGEVGSSRRLILGKHTGRHGLAAHMRGLGLDPSAVCLATLLLRVRAVSQRCKRPVEDPELEALYCALAGQTGGK from the coding sequence ATGCAAACCTGCCCCCTTCCCGACATCATTATCGACGACACAACCCTGCGCGATGGCGAACAGACGGCGGGAGTGGTTTTTTCACTGGAAGAGAAAAGAACCATCGCCCGCCTGCTGGATGACATCGGTGTGCACGAGATCGAATGCGGCATCCCGGCCATGGGGCGGCACGAACAGCATTGCGTCAGGGCGCTGCTCGGCCTTGGCCTGAAGGCCCGGCTGATCACCTGGAACCGGGCGCTGGTGGAAGATATCCGTGCCTCGCTGGCATGCGGAGCGACGGCGGTCGATATTTCCCTGCCGGTTTCGGACCTGCATATCCTTCACAAGCTGCGCAAGGACCGCAACTGGGTACGCGAACAGCTCAAACGGGCGCTTGGCTTCGCCAAGCAACACAATCTGTACGTTAGCGTCGGAGCCGAAGACGCCAGTCGTGCGGATTTGGACTATCTGGTTGAACTGATGCAGCTGGCCCGCGGCATGGGCGCGGATCGTTTCCGTTTCTGCGACACCCTTGGTTTGCTCGACCCCTTCGGCACTTTCGAAAAAATCCGTTACCTGCGCCAGCGCGTGGAGATCGACATTGAAGTGCATACGCACAACGATCTCGGCATGGCCACCGCCAATGCCATCGCCGGGGCCCGGGCTGGCGCCCGATTTATCAACACGACCGTCAACGGCCTCGGAGAACGGGCCGGCAACGCCGCCCTGGAAGAAGTGGTGATGGGGCTCAAGCATGCCTGCGGCCTGCCGTGCACCATCGATACCAGCCGCTTCGTGGAGATATCCCGCTACGTCGCTGCGGCCAGCCGGCATCCGCTGCCGGCCTGGAAACCGATCGTAGGGGAAAACGCCTTCGCCCACGAATCGGGTCTGCACGTGGACGGCGTGCTGAAGGATCCAGGCACTTACGAACCCTTTGAGCCGGGCGAGGTCGGTTCGAGCCGCCGCTTGATTCTGGGCAAACACACCGGCCGGCACGGGCTGGCGGCGCACATGCGGGGGCTGGGACTCGACCCGTCCGCGGTCTGCCTTGCAACGCTTCTGCTTCGGGTGCGCGCCGTATCCCAACGGTGCAAACGCCCCGTGGAAGACCCGGAACTTGAAGCTCTGTATTGCGCTCTGGCCGGGCAGACCGGCGGGAAGTGA
- a CDS encoding radical SAM protein produces the protein MSAKTCSEKDRHAAGHPCFGAGHQNNARIHLPVAPGCNIRCGFCERRFDCANENRPGVTSRVLSPQQALDRVRALLGHPEVGARLKVVGITGPGDPLANENTFETFRLVKAAYPHLQLCLSTNGLLLAERLDALRSLGVGSVTVTMNAITPATGARIYQSVRLDGIVLHGEAGASTLLDAQINGIQAASRAGMLVKVNSVYIPGVNDHETLPLARTAKRCGADMMNILPLIPQGIFRECPAPTPTRMALVRDQAEHILPQARHCRQCRADAAGMLGGDIDLSYLEETPRRHAVVSESGDSQTHNHPGFLTMPQ, from the coding sequence ATGTCCGCCAAGACCTGCTCCGAAAAAGATCGTCATGCCGCCGGTCACCCCTGCTTCGGTGCCGGACATCAGAACAACGCCCGTATCCATCTGCCCGTGGCGCCGGGATGCAATATCCGCTGCGGATTCTGCGAACGCCGCTTCGATTGCGCCAACGAAAACCGCCCCGGTGTCACCAGCCGCGTCCTCTCGCCGCAGCAGGCCCTTGACCGGGTCCGCGCTTTACTGGGCCATCCCGAAGTCGGCGCCAGGCTGAAGGTTGTAGGCATCACCGGCCCCGGTGACCCGCTGGCGAACGAAAATACCTTCGAAACCTTCCGCCTGGTCAAAGCGGCGTATCCCCATCTGCAACTGTGTCTTTCCACCAACGGCCTGCTGCTGGCCGAACGCCTGGATGCCCTGCGCAGCCTTGGCGTCGGCAGCGTCACCGTCACCATGAACGCCATCACCCCGGCGACCGGTGCCAGAATCTACCAGAGCGTCAGACTGGACGGCATCGTGCTGCACGGCGAGGCAGGCGCATCGACCCTGCTCGATGCCCAGATCAACGGCATCCAGGCCGCCTCCCGGGCCGGCATGCTGGTCAAGGTCAACAGTGTCTACATCCCAGGCGTCAACGATCACGAGACCCTGCCGTTGGCCCGCACCGCCAAACGCTGCGGTGCCGACATGATGAACATTCTGCCGCTTATTCCCCAGGGGATTTTCCGTGAATGTCCGGCACCAACTCCGACCCGCATGGCCCTGGTGCGCGACCAGGCCGAGCATATCCTGCCGCAGGCGCGACATTGCAGGCAATGCCGTGCCGATGCGGCAGGCATGCTGGGTGGGGATATCGACCTGTCGTATCTCGAAGAGACGCCCCGGCGCCATGCCGTGGTTTCCGAGAGCGGCGACAGCCAAACGCATAATCATCCGGGATTTTTAACCATGCCACAATAA
- the fdxB gene encoding ferredoxin III, nif-specific, with translation MAHYTGKTRDGSPWTPTFVEKIDDEKCLGCGRCYKACSRNVLGFHEVDEEDSARMFMYVDNPGNCIGCAACGVTCPKKAFSFKPLEL, from the coding sequence ATGGCTCATTACACCGGAAAAACCCGAGACGGCAGTCCCTGGACTCCGACCTTCGTGGAAAAGATCGACGATGAAAAATGTCTCGGCTGCGGCCGCTGCTACAAGGCCTGCTCGCGCAATGTGCTTGGCTTCCACGAAGTCGATGAAGAGGATTCCGCCCGCATGTTCATGTACGTGGACAATCCCGGCAACTGCATCGGGTGCGCCGCCTGCGGCGTGACCTGTCCCAAAAAGGCTTTTTCTTTCAAACCACTGGAGCTCTGA
- the nifX gene encoding nitrogen fixation protein NifX has protein sequence MKIAFATSDNQSIDQHFGWSTQFAIWEVGADESRFLSMVDIEPASDHEDDKIDARLKRLADCTIVYVTEIGGPAAARLVANRIHPVKSRGHETIREVIGRIQAVLANNPPPWLRRAMQK, from the coding sequence ATGAAAATCGCGTTCGCCACGTCGGACAACCAAAGCATCGACCAGCATTTTGGCTGGTCCACACAATTTGCCATCTGGGAAGTCGGCGCCGATGAGTCACGTTTTTTGAGCATGGTCGACATTGAACCCGCTTCGGACCATGAAGACGACAAAATCGATGCCCGGCTGAAACGACTCGCTGATTGCACCATTGTCTATGTAACCGAGATTGGCGGGCCCGCCGCCGCACGCTTGGTGGCCAACAGAATCCATCCGGTCAAAAGCAGGGGGCACGAAACGATTCGGGAAGTTATCGGCCGGATTCAGGCGGTTCTGGCCAACAACCCTCCCCCCTGGCTGCGACGGGCGATGCAGAAATAA
- the nifK gene encoding nitrogenase molybdenum-iron protein subunit beta — translation MSETCAVKKVTENTPEEVARVEEWINSEDYREKNFAREAVVINPVHACQPLGAQLVAHGFEGTLPYVHGSQGCASYYRSALTRHFREPAAAVSSAMTEDGAVFGGQNNLHEGLENALKLYAPKMIAIFTSCMPEIIGDDLNAFITNARNAGIVARDYPLPYANTPSFNGTHIHGYDAMLKSVLSCLSADKKVEGKDNGKLNLIPGFDCNTGNYREYKRICQEMGIEVTVLADISESFDSPLDGTYRPYPGGTPLDEAADALNAHATLSLQKHATTETIKWFKEQTDAPVEVMPSPIGIANTDAFLMNLAERFGKPVAPTLKAERGRAVDAMTDAHQYLHNKKFALWGDPDFLAGMIAFLLEMGARPYHVVCSRGSKKVGKYLQALLDKSPYGQGCKLWMNKDLWHLRSLVMTDPVDALIGCTHGKFITRDAGIPLIRVGFPILDRVNLHRVPYIGYQGAINLLTAIANSFLDEVDRNCEDKHFEMMR, via the coding sequence ATGAGCGAAACTTGCGCCGTTAAAAAAGTAACCGAAAACACACCGGAAGAGGTGGCTCGGGTTGAAGAATGGATCAATTCGGAAGACTACCGGGAAAAAAACTTCGCCCGCGAAGCCGTCGTCATCAATCCGGTCCATGCCTGCCAGCCCCTCGGCGCCCAACTGGTCGCCCACGGTTTTGAAGGCACCCTGCCTTACGTGCACGGTTCCCAGGGGTGCGCGTCCTACTACCGCAGTGCCCTGACCCGCCACTTCCGCGAGCCGGCGGCCGCGGTATCGAGCGCCATGACCGAGGACGGCGCGGTGTTCGGCGGTCAGAACAACCTGCACGAAGGCCTGGAAAACGCCCTGAAACTGTATGCGCCGAAGATGATTGCCATTTTCACCTCCTGCATGCCGGAAATCATCGGCGACGACCTGAACGCCTTTATCACCAATGCGCGCAACGCCGGGATCGTCGCCAGGGATTACCCTCTGCCCTACGCCAACACGCCGAGCTTCAACGGCACCCACATCCACGGCTACGACGCGATGCTCAAATCGGTCCTGTCGTGTCTGTCCGCCGACAAAAAGGTGGAAGGCAAGGACAATGGGAAACTCAATCTGATCCCCGGGTTCGACTGCAACACCGGCAATTATCGGGAATACAAGCGTATCTGTCAGGAAATGGGCATCGAGGTTACCGTGCTGGCCGACATCAGCGAATCCTTCGACTCGCCCCTGGACGGCACCTACCGCCCCTACCCCGGCGGCACGCCCCTGGACGAGGCCGCCGATGCGCTGAACGCCCACGCCACCCTTTCACTGCAGAAGCATGCCACCACGGAAACCATCAAGTGGTTCAAGGAGCAGACCGATGCCCCGGTGGAAGTAATGCCATCGCCCATCGGCATCGCCAATACCGACGCCTTTCTGATGAACCTCGCCGAACGGTTCGGCAAGCCCGTAGCGCCGACCCTCAAGGCCGAACGGGGCCGTGCGGTGGATGCCATGACCGACGCCCACCAGTATCTGCACAACAAAAAATTCGCCCTCTGGGGCGATCCGGATTTTTTGGCGGGCATGATCGCCTTTCTGCTCGAAATGGGGGCACGGCCCTACCACGTCGTCTGCAGTCGTGGCAGCAAGAAGGTCGGCAAATACCTGCAGGCGCTGCTCGACAAATCCCCTTACGGCCAAGGTTGCAAGCTCTGGATGAACAAGGATCTGTGGCACCTGCGCAGTCTGGTGATGACCGATCCCGTCGATGCCCTGATCGGCTGCACGCACGGCAAATTCATTACCCGCGATGCCGGCATTCCCCTGATCCGCGTCGGCTTCCCGATTCTGGACCGGGTCAACCTGCACCGTGTGCCGTATATCGGCTACCAGGGTGCCATCAACCTGCTGACCGCTATCGCCAACAGCTTTCTGGACGAGGTCGACCGCAACTGCGAAGACAAGCATTTTGAAATGATGCGCTAA